A window of Castanea sativa cultivar Marrone di Chiusa Pesio chromosome 1, ASM4071231v1 contains these coding sequences:
- the LOC142616094 gene encoding aldehyde dehydrogenase family 2 member C4-like has translation MGSHSNDSLESFVKIPTIKFTKLFINGEFVDSISGKTFETIDPRTGEVIARIAEGDKEDVDLAVKAARHAFDDGPWPRLSGAERAKRMMKFADLIEQNVEELAALDTIDAGKLFSMGKKVDIPHAASVIRYYAGAADKIHGEVLKMSNAFHGYTLREPIGVVGHIIPWNFPTTLFFLKVAPALAAGCTMIVKPAEQTPLSALYYAHLAKLAGIPDGVLNIITGFGPTAGAAISSHMDIDAVSFTGSTEVGRVVMKAAATSNLKVVSLELGGKSPLIIFDDADVDMAAQLALIGILHNKGEICVASSRLYVQEGIYDKLVAKLVEKAKAWVVGDPFDPKVQHGPQVDKQQFEKILSYIEHGKKEGATLLTGGKPLGEKGYYIEPTIFAEVKEDMLIAKDEIFGPVLALAKFKTIDEAIRRANSTRYGLAAGIVTKDLNVANTVSRSIRAGTIWINCYFAFDNDCPIGGYKMSGFGRDFGLEALHKYLQVKSVVTPLYNSPWL, from the exons atggggagtCATTCCAACGACAGCTTGGAGTCTTTTGTCAAGATCCCCACCATTAAGTTCACCAAGCTTTTCATCAATGGAGAATTTGTTGATTCCATTTCAG gtaAAACGTTCGAGACGATAGATCCAAGAACAGGAGAGGTGATAGCAAGAATTGCAGAAGGAGATAAAGAAGATGTTGATTTGGCTGTGAAGGCGGCACGTCATGCTTTCGATGATGGTCCATGGCCTCGCTTGTCCGGTGCC GAGAGAGCAAAGAGAATGATGAAATTTGCGGACTTGATTGAACAAAATGTAGAAGAATTAGCTGCCTTGGATACCATTGATGCCGGCAAATTGTTCAGTATGGGCAAGAAGGTAGACATTCCTCATGCAGCAAGTGTTATCCGCTACTATGCAGGTGCAGCAGATAAAATTCATGGAGAGGTACTGAAAATGTCAAATGCATTTCATGGATACACTTTGCGCGAGCCAATTGGTGTGGTAGGACACATTATTCCCTGGAACTTCCCCACCACCTTGTTCTTCTTGAAGGTTGCCCCGGCTTTAGCTGCTGGGTGCACTATGATCGTTAAGCCCGCTGAGCAAACTCCTCTCTCAGCACTCTATTATGCTCATCTTGCTAAGCTG GCTGGTATTCCTGATGGCGTGCTCAATATTATAACTGGATTTGGGCCAACGGCTGGTGCTGCTATTAGCTCTCATATGGACATTGATGCG GTCAGTTTCACTGGCTCCACAGAAGTAGGCCGTGTAGTAATGAAGGCCGCAGCAACAAGCAATTTGAAAGTGGTTTCACTTGAATTAGGAGGCAAATCACCCCTCATAATTTTTGACGATGCTGATGTAGATATGGCTGCTCAGCTTGCTCTCATTGGGATCTTACATAATAAG ggAGAAATATGTGTGGCAAGTTCTCGTCTTTATGTTCAAGAAGGGATATATGACAAACTTGTGGCGAAATTAGTAGAAAAGGCGAAAGCTTGGGTAGTTGGGGATCCTTTTGATCCCAAAGTTCAACACGGACCCCAG GTCGATAAGCAGCAGTTTGAAAAAATTCTTTCTTACATTGAGCATGGCAAGAAAGAAGGAGCCACCCTATTAACTGGGGGCAAGCCCTTGGGTGAGAAGGGATACTATATTGAACCTACAATTTTTGCTGAAGTcaag GAAGATATGCTTATAGCAAAGGATGAAATATTTGGACCTGTTCTGGCACTTGCGAAGTTTAA AACAATTGATGAGGCAATTAGGAGGGCCAACAGTACTAGATATGGTCTAGCAGCAGGTATCGTGACCAAGGACTTAAATGTGGCTAACACAGTGTCAAGATCAATACGTGCTGGCACCATTTGGATCAATTGCTATTTTGCTTTCGATAATGACTGCCCAATTGGTGGCTATAAAATGAGTGGTTTTGGAAGAGATTTTGGACTTGAAGCACTTCACAAGTATCTTCAAGTTAAGTCGGTTGTTACTCCCCTATATAATTCTCCTTGGCTTTGA
- the LOC142634281 gene encoding uncharacterized protein LOC142634281 translates to MTGDRSLFKVFESKKGGNVTFDDGSKSQIKGKGTISLLGLLDIANVLYVEGLRVNLLSISQICDQDFMLGKQTKVKRLDTQTSATSRPLELLHLNLMGLTRTESLGGKRYIMVVVDDFTSDEGIFLGYSSTNKAYRVYNKRTKKVMEIVNVVTDEASTNISTSLDSESHKEKRLSSRIKLNHPPEVIVGNMNELTLRKRTVDKCVANFVSYSCHLSQVEPTKVEEALQDESWVEAMHDELLQFQRNDVWTLVPRPEGEHIIGTKWILCNKTDEEGNVIHNKARLVVQGYFQMEGVDYNKTFTLVARMESIRILLALGCHLKFKFYQMDVKTAFLNELLKEDAYMAQPKGFIDPHFPDHVLYLKKALYGLKQAPRVWHDRLTQYLVSHGFTKGKADHTLFIKREGDELIVA, encoded by the exons ATGACTGGAGACCGCTCTCTCTTTAAAGTTTTCGAGTCTAAGAAAGGTGGTAATGTCACTTTTGATGATGGGAGCAAATCACAAATTAAAGGAAAGGGAACCATCTCTCTACTTGGACTGCTAGACATTGCAAATGTGCTATATGTAGAAGGTCTGAGAGTGAACCTATTGAGCATAAGtcagatatgtgatcaagaTTTTATG CTTGGGAAACAGACAAAAGTTAAACGTCTAGACACTCAGACATCCGCTACATCTAGACCATTGGAGCTACTACATCTAAATCTCATGGGTCTAACTAGAACTGAATCTCTTGGTGGGAAGAGATACATCATGGTTGTGGTAGATGACTTCACCAG TGATGAAGGAATATTCTTGGGATATTCCTCTACTAACAAGGCTTATCGGGTATACaacaagagaaccaagaagGTGATGGAAATTGTCAATGTTGTTACCGATGAAGCTTCAACAAACATATCTACCTCACTTGATTCTGAATCTCATAAAGAGAAAAGACTCTCCTCCAGAATTAAGTTGAATCATCCTCCTGAAGTTATTGTGGGAAACATGAATGAACTTACACTAAGGAAGCGTacagttgataaatgtgttgctaactttgtgtcaTATTCTTGTCATTTGTCACAGGTTGAACCCACCAAGGTTGAGGAAGCTCTTCAAGATGAAAGCTGGGTTGAGGCTATGCATGATGAATTGCTTCAATTTCAAAGAAACGATGTTTGGACTCTAGTACCTAGACCAGAAGGTGAGCATATCATTGGCACAAAATGGATACTCTGCAATAAAACTGATGAGGAGGGTAATGTGATCCACAATAAGGCTCGTCTTGTGGTTCAAGGATACTTTCAAATGGAAGGAGTGGACTATAATAAGACATTTACTCTAGTAGCCCGTATGGAGTCCATCAGGATTCTCCTAGCCCTGGGATGCCATTTGAAGTTCAAGTTttaccaaatggatgtcaagactgcttTCTTAAATGAGCTCCTTAAAGAAGATGCTTATATGGCtcaaccaaaaggattcattgatcccCACTTTCCAGATCATGTGTTGTACCTCAAGAAGGCACTCTATGGTTTAAAGCAAGCCCCTAGAGTTTGGCATGATCGACTCACACAATACTTGGTGTCACATGGATTCACAAAAGGAAAAGCTGATCATACTCTCTTCATCAAAAGGGAAGGCGACGAGTTGATAGTTGCTtaa